In Oryza brachyantha chromosome 2, ObraRS2, whole genome shotgun sequence, a single window of DNA contains:
- the LOC102720772 gene encoding uncharacterized protein LOC102720772 isoform X2: MIAGVSSTIARSCHRTCRGKSHAAAPLPAQEAPKGSKRITKQERRVKIEKFIEEYKASNDGKFPNMTTVRQHVGGSHYTVREIFQELEYNQTQLPLDMSKEAQLPDSSEFSEDLKPKDDNGNANFKSESFSVNHDTDDLHLSQKVSATSTEIIDKAETLRLEEPQMTSGSTDYTGETEAVKQDMHAADNLKISNESMLSRQTESGGIKNEDSISLGLDTKSGPCDQGLGESKGNRLVLNSTESFKDAIEPTASNQIEGDKMIKSNILDREENLKPEPEKSIFGSLKSFANGIRNFWRKL, encoded by the exons A TGATTGCGGGCGTCTCTAGCACGATCGCGCGGTCGTGCCATCGTACTTGCCGAGGGAAGTCGCATGCCGCCGCGCCTCTACCTGCTCAGGAGGCTCCCAAGGGGTCGAAGAGGATTACCAAGCAGGAGAGAAGGGttaaaatagagaaatttaTTGAGGA ATATAAGGCATCAAATGATGGTAAATTCCCTAATATGACAACTGTTCGTCAACATGTTGGAGGGTCTCACTACACAGTGAGGGAGATATTTCAGGAACTTGAGTATAATCAGACACAGTTACCATTGGATATGTCAAAGGAAGCTCAGCTGCCTGACTCGAGTGAATTTTCCGAGGATTTGAAGCCCAAGGATGACAATGGAAATGCCAACTTTAAGTCTGAAAGCTTTAGTGTAAACCATGATACAGATGATCTTCACCTCTCCCAGAAAGTTTCTGCTACTAGCACTGAAATCATTGATAAG GCTGAAACATTGAGATTAGAAGAACCGCAGATGACATCAGGTTCTACTGATTACACTGGAGAAACAGAAGCTGTCAAACAAGATATGCACGCTGCAGATAATTTAAAGATCTCAAATGAATCAATGTTATCACGTCAAACAGAAAGTGGTGGCATTAAG AATGAAGATTCTATATCATTAGGACTAGATACTAAATCAGGTCCATGTGACCAAGGACTAGGAGAAAGCAAAGGTAACAGGTTAGTACTGAATAGTACAGAAAGTTTCAAGGATGCCATTGAACCAACTGCATCGAATCAAATTGAAGGTGATAAGATGATCAAGTCAAACATACTAGACag AGAAGAGAACCTCAAGCCTGAGCCAGAGAAAAGTATTTTTGGGAGCCTGAAATCTTTTGCTAATGGGATCAGAAACTTTTGGAGAAAGCTGTGA
- the LOC102720772 gene encoding uncharacterized protein LOC102720772 isoform X1 — translation MQASARLSSPAASKRVIAGVSSTIARSCHRTCRGKSHAAAPLPAQEAPKGSKRITKQERRVKIEKFIEEYKASNDGKFPNMTTVRQHVGGSHYTVREIFQELEYNQTQLPLDMSKEAQLPDSSEFSEDLKPKDDNGNANFKSESFSVNHDTDDLHLSQKVSATSTEIIDKAETLRLEEPQMTSGSTDYTGETEAVKQDMHAADNLKISNESMLSRQTESGGIKNEDSISLGLDTKSGPCDQGLGESKGNRLVLNSTESFKDAIEPTASNQIEGDKMIKSNILDREENLKPEPEKSIFGSLKSFANGIRNFWRKL, via the exons ATGCAGGCTTCCGcgcgcctctcctcccccgccgcctccaagCGGG TGATTGCGGGCGTCTCTAGCACGATCGCGCGGTCGTGCCATCGTACTTGCCGAGGGAAGTCGCATGCCGCCGCGCCTCTACCTGCTCAGGAGGCTCCCAAGGGGTCGAAGAGGATTACCAAGCAGGAGAGAAGGGttaaaatagagaaatttaTTGAGGA ATATAAGGCATCAAATGATGGTAAATTCCCTAATATGACAACTGTTCGTCAACATGTTGGAGGGTCTCACTACACAGTGAGGGAGATATTTCAGGAACTTGAGTATAATCAGACACAGTTACCATTGGATATGTCAAAGGAAGCTCAGCTGCCTGACTCGAGTGAATTTTCCGAGGATTTGAAGCCCAAGGATGACAATGGAAATGCCAACTTTAAGTCTGAAAGCTTTAGTGTAAACCATGATACAGATGATCTTCACCTCTCCCAGAAAGTTTCTGCTACTAGCACTGAAATCATTGATAAG GCTGAAACATTGAGATTAGAAGAACCGCAGATGACATCAGGTTCTACTGATTACACTGGAGAAACAGAAGCTGTCAAACAAGATATGCACGCTGCAGATAATTTAAAGATCTCAAATGAATCAATGTTATCACGTCAAACAGAAAGTGGTGGCATTAAG AATGAAGATTCTATATCATTAGGACTAGATACTAAATCAGGTCCATGTGACCAAGGACTAGGAGAAAGCAAAGGTAACAGGTTAGTACTGAATAGTACAGAAAGTTTCAAGGATGCCATTGAACCAACTGCATCGAATCAAATTGAAGGTGATAAGATGATCAAGTCAAACATACTAGACag AGAAGAGAACCTCAAGCCTGAGCCAGAGAAAAGTATTTTTGGGAGCCTGAAATCTTTTGCTAATGGGATCAGAAACTTTTGGAGAAAGCTGTGA
- the LOC102704121 gene encoding uncharacterized protein LOC102704121 isoform X2 → MQEVAGERGGYLHGRGALDSDDLLYLKEQMEAEEDAERLLRRTEKRAFAAFKKAAILADSTPVVPVALRVEPKPKSDIRQQDLLKNIVGIKPKRPKVSSPSQPADSDKPKHNTEDTVKESSSQSPSGSRKESSPGVASFGQPLLKPVETSEAKPTNATGSLLGLAYESSDEE, encoded by the exons ATGCAGGAGGTTGCTGGTGAGCGTGGAGGCTACCTTCATGGGCGAGGAG CATTGGACAGTGATGATTTGTTGTACCTAAAAGAGCAAATGGAAGCTGAGGAAGATGCGGAGCGGCTTCTTCGCCGTACTGAGAAGCGTGCATTTGCTGCATTTAAG AAAGCAGCAATTTTGGCTGATTCTACACCTGTTGTTCCTGTGGCTCTCCGAGTTGAACCTAAACCTAAAAGTGATATCAG GCAACAGGATCTCTTGAAGAATATTGTCGGGATCAAACCAAAACGGCCAAAAGTTAGCAGCCCTTCGCAACCAGCAGATAGCGATAAACCTAAGCACAACACAGAAGATACCGTCAAAGAATCATCATCCCAGAGTCCATCAGGATCTAGGAAGGAATCATCTCCGGGAGTTGCCAGTTTTGGGCAGCCTTTGTTGAAACCAGTTGAAACGAGCGAGGCCAAGCCAACGAATGCAACTGGAAGCCTGCTTGGTTTGGCCTACGAAAGTTCTGATGAAGAATGA
- the LOC102721054 gene encoding uncharacterized protein At1g65710-like: MGLCFSKKKKEKPLSSAEATSPKSKKKPGKIAVVVADGKGKKTPQSKRVGKAVEPAPDKKAVFVVKTKSGLVNVEEKKRPGGEARPVVLPIMPVRTSSCTKEEVDAILIQCGRLSRSSSGRAASSETGGGHRRSKRSYDFDQERRAGGGGCGDEERDWERQGGAVSRASPHRGSPQRKRSGSRERSGSGSRRASRSPGRRAEGSSSAAAPVGSGGGGGERARQQPGKMVSVPPREKARAASPAAASGKRCASPRAGSPARAAAVGNENAGGGQVTAGQTPSLSRSSSRKAEQSPYRRSPMAEIDENSLHNNNGNPHKKSSENALAAAPQKLTERAKEKPKLAEETATVAASETKVPSSKMTATRTASVVAESLSTKATGPGCRSRRASRDFDQNPNSYATQLLEDIQSYHQQQNTSVAATAATLPNFSLPACVSKACSIVEAVADLNSSSSSESRACEPSRSANDKGSVNAPLGGMDDLAEPSVHKRYVSAVRDIHGETEPQESAGSNSVSGNPWTPSWEPNSVESTDRTWSASRSTNNGDEVVEQGSSRSGARSPLNRSRQSSKQRSAQPDPSVRSRAGSSGGNSNNARRGRSAHRSSGGGGGSLVSGRSGVRAVSAIS; the protein is encoded by the exons ATGGGCCTCTGCTttagcaagaagaagaaggagaagccACTGTCCAGTGCGGAGGCCACCTCTCCCAAGTCGAAGAAAAAGCCGGGCAAGATCGCCGTGGTGGTCGCCGACGGCAAGGGCAAGAAGACGCCGCAATCGAAGAGGGTGGGCAAGGCGGTGGAGCCCGCGCCCGACAAGAAGGCGGTGTTCGTCGTGAAGACTAAGTCGGGGCTTGTAAATGTAGAGGAGAAGAAGCGGCCGGGCGGAGAGGCGAGACCGGTGGTGTTGCCAATCATGCCGGTGCGGACGTCGAGCTGCACcaaggaggaggtggacgcGATCCTCATCCAGTGCGGGCGGCTGAGCCGGAGCTCGTCCGGGAGGGCGGCGTCGAGCGAGACGGGGGGCGGCCACCGGAGGTCGAAAAGGAGCTACGACTTTGATCAGGAGAGGAGGGCCGGGGGCGGTGGCTGTGGGGACGAGGAGCGCGATTGGGAGAGGCAGGGTGGCGCGGTGTCCAGGGCGTCGCCCCACCGTGGATCGCCGCAGCGGAAGCGATCTGGTAGTCGGGAAaggagcggcagcggcagccgtAGGGCGAGCCGATCGCCTGGGCGGCGTGCGGAGGGCTCATCCTCTGCAGCAGCTCCTGTTGGttccggcggaggaggcggagagcgGGCGAGACAGCAGCCGGGGAAGATGGTGTCCGTCCCGCCGAGGGAGAaggcgcgcgcggcgtcgcCTGCAGCCGCGTCCGGCAAGAGGTGCGCGTCTCCGAGAGCAGGCTCGCCTGCGAGGGCCGCTGCAGTAGGGAACGAGAATGCTGGAGGTGGGCAGGTGACGGCGGGGCAGACGCCTTCGCTGAGCCGGAGCTCGTCAAGGAAAGCCGAGCAATCACCGTACAGGCGTAGCCCGAtggcggagatcgacgagaACTCGCTCCACAACAACAATGGCAATCCCCACAAG AAATCTTCGGAAaacgccctcgccgccgctccccagAAGTTAACGGAGCGTGCAAAGGAGAAGCCGAAGCTCGCGGAGGAGACAGCCACCGTTGCGGCGTCAGAGACGAAAGTGCCCTCGTCTAAGATGACGGCGACGCGCACGGCCAGCGTCGTAGCCGAGAGCCTCAGCACGAAGGCCACCGGGCCAGGCTGCCGGTCGCGGCGGGCGTCGCGCGACTTCGACCAGAACCCCAACTCGTACGCCACCCAGCTCCTCGAGGACATCCAGAGCTACCACCAGCAACAGAACACCTCcgtggccgccaccgccgcgacgCTGCCGAACTTCTCGCTCCCAGCCTGCGTCTCCAAGGCATGCTCCATCGTCGAGGCCGTGGCCGACCTCaactcctcctcgtcgtcggagaGCCGCGCCTGCGAGCCCAGCCGCTCCGCCAACGACAAGGGCTCGGTCAACGCGCCACTCGGCGGCATGGACGACCTCGCGGAGCCGAGCGTGCACAAGAGGTACGTCTCCGCGGTGCGGGACATCCACGGCGAGACCGAACCGCAGGAGTCCGCCGGGAGCAACAGCGTCTCCGGCAACCCGTGGACGCCGTCGTGGGAGCCTAACTCAGTGGAGTCCACGGACCGGACGTGGAGCGCCTCGCGGTCGACGAACAACGGCGACGAGGTCGTCGAGCAGGgcagcagccgcagcggcGCGCGCAGCCCGCTCAACCGCTCCCGGCAGAGCAGCAAGCAGAGGTCCGCGCAGCCGGATCCCAGCGTCCGGTCACGTGCCGGCAGCTCTGGTGGCAACAGCAACAACGCTCGTCGTGGACGCAGTGCTCATCgtagcagcggcggcggcggcggcagcctgGTCAGTGGCCGGTCGGGCGTTCGTGCCGTCTCGGCGATCTCGTAA
- the LOC102721340 gene encoding ferredoxin-thioredoxin reductase, variable chain-like, with the protein MATTTAALAPPSTSTSSVLLRRRLPSSSSSSTTAAAPRGLGPLPCRARLRTARHVALTSDVSSPEDVAAEEAAVAPKIGKRVRVTAPLRVYHVMKAPDLDIEGMEGVIKQYVAIWKGKRITANFPFKVEFNLSVEGQPKPVRFFVHLREDEFEFIDE; encoded by the coding sequence ATGGCGACCACCACCGCAGCCTTGGCGCCGCCTTCCACCTCGACCTcctccgtcctcctccgccgccgcctcccttcctcctcctcttcctccaccACAGCCGCCGCCCCCCGCGGCCTCGGGCCGCTGCCCTGCCGTGCGCGCCTCCGGACCGCGCGCCACGTCGCCCTCACCAGTGACGTGTCCTCCCCCGAGGACGTggccgcggaggaggccgccgtcgcgcctAAGATCGGCAAGCGCGTCCGCGTCACGGCGCCCTTGCGCGTGTACCACGTCATGAAGGCGCCCGACCTGGACATCGAGGGCATGGAGGGTGTCATCAAGCAGTACGTGGCAATCTGGAAGGGGAAGCGCATCACAGCCAATTTCCCCTTCAAGGTGGAGTTCAACCTCAGCGTGGAGGGCCAGCCCAAGCCGGTCAGGTTCTTCGTCCATCTCCGCGAGGACGAGTTCGAGTTCATCGACGAATGA